Proteins encoded together in one Carya illinoinensis cultivar Pawnee chromosome 3, C.illinoinensisPawnee_v1, whole genome shotgun sequence window:
- the LOC122303459 gene encoding protein MKS1-like, protein MNQPDPRQPPQTPKKELQLQGPRPPPLKVSKDSHKIKKPPPHPPPRAPPHAQQQQQLPQQPVIIYAVSPKVIHATVSDFMSIVQRLTGPSSSSISPSGAGDLSPAARIASIEKTSPSDRERDRAGNAAAVMGMVEGEGVVELGQAHPGILSPAPATLAPIPDGFFSPGNEPHSFPPFHDLSPFWHNGFTASPSGLFSAPLISPSPSSMDLFNNFLDF, encoded by the coding sequence ATGAACCAGCCGGACCCAAGACAGCCGCCGCAGACGCCCAAGAAAGAGCTCCAGCTCCAAGGCCCCCGACCTCCTCCTCTCAAAGTCAGCAAAGACTCCCACAAGATCAAGAAGCCTCCCCCACACCCGCCGCCCAGAGCTCCGCCCCATGCCCAACAACAACAGCAACTACCGCAGCAGCCTGTGATTATCTACGCCGTCTCTCCCAAGGTCATCCACGCCACCGTCTCAGACTTCATGTCCATCGTCCAGCGCCTCACCGGCCCGTCTTCTTCATCTATATCTCCGTCCGGCGCCGGAGACCTCTCTCCCGCTGCGAGGATCGCCTCCATCGAGAAAACCAGCCCGTcggatagagagagagacagggCCGGCAACGCTGCCGCGGTTATGGGTATGGTGGAAGGAGAGGGAGTAGTAGAACTGGGTCAGGCTCATCCGGGGATATTATCTCCTGCGCCGGCTACTTTGGCTCCAATTCCCGATGGTTTTTTCTCTCCAGGAAATGAACCGCACAGCTTTCCTCCGTTCCACGATCTGAGTCCGTTTTGGCATAATGGGTTCACGGCGAGTCCTTCGGGGTTGTTTTCAGCTCCTTTGATTTCTCCATCTCCTTCTTCGATGGACTTATTCAACAATTTTTTGGACTTTTAA